The sequence atttTGCTTGCTGGCCCAAGTGCTACATGTGTTCACTCTGTTCAGGCCAAGCTTCAAGCCTTGTTCAAACTGAAGATCCTTGGTTCCTTACAATATTTTCTGGGCCTGCAAGTTGCAAAGTCCAGCAAGGGCATTGTTTTGACTCAGAGAAAATATGCCCTTTCTCTGTTAGAGGATACTGGTTTTCTTGGCTGCAAACCATCCTCTCTTCCAATGGATCCAAATTTAAAGCTCGACATGCTCAGTGGTGATTTGCTGCCCAATCCCTCAATGTACAGGTGCTTACTTGGTCGCCTCATGTACCTCACTATTTCAATGCCGGATATTACATTTGCTGTTAACAAGCAAAGCCAATGCATGCAGCATCCAAGAATACCTCATCTAAATGCTGTGCATCATCTCCTACAATATATCAAGGGCACTCCGGGTCAGGGTCTTCATTTTCCAGCCAGTAACTCCTTCAACTTATCTGCATATGCAGATGCTGATTGGGGAGGATGTTTGGACACACGCAGGTCGACATCTGGTTCATGTGTGTTTCTAGGAGATGCTTTAATATCATGGAAATCAAAAAAGCAAACCACTGTGTCTAAATCTTCAGCAGAGGCAGAATATCGAGCTCTTTCCTCAGTTCCCAGTGAAGTAATTTGGCTAAGACGATTGCTCCTGCACTTTGAGATTTCCATCCCATCTGCCATGCTTTTCTGTGATAGCAAATCTGCAATTTATCTAGCGTCTAATCCAGCTCACCATGAACGATCCAAACACATTGATATTGATTATCACTTCATTCGTGAGTTAGTGCAGTCCAACACCCTTAAGCTTGTTCATGTGAAATCCCAACATCAAGTTGCTGATATCTTCACAAAGCCCTTAATGCTTCTggctttctcttcttttatccGCAAGTTGGGACTCATTAACATTTACTCTCCAACTTAGAGGGGGGGTATTACAGCTGTATGCAGGAGATGGAGTTAGTTATTTTCTGTTAGAGGGTAGTTAGATTAGTTGGCAGTTAGTTAGAGCAGAGTTAGTTACTAAGCTTGTTAAGCTGGATATAAAGCACTGTGTACAATCTTGCATTCAATATACCATCAATAATATTTTGCAGATTCTCCTTGCTGCACAAAGCTTTCCATTAATATGTCTCCCCAACAAAGTAATGGCAGTGGATTGAAAAAGAATATGAATGAAAGACAAGATTCAACTTACTCTAAAAATGGCCCCTATCCACTCTATGATACCTCCAGATCAACATATTCATCCCCAGTAACGTCTATTTCTGGGACACGGCTTCAAGGTAAAATGGAAGAGCTTGGAAAGTTTCAAATGTCAGTGAGACAAAGTTGACAAGGAGTGTTAGTTCATCTAAAGATCTCTTGGGTGTAGCACAAGTAACCATTGATTTACTTCATGGTGAAGCAAAGATGTGGGAAGAAAATGCTAGAAAGCTGATGGTTGATGTGGAGAGACTGCGAAAGCATTTAAGCAAGAGGTCAGAGAATAAAAAAAGGACATGAAATGGACTTGTCAGTATCACGCAAAAGAGAGATGCGTTGAAGGAAGAAATTCAACGGCTAACCTCAATGGTGAAACAAAATGACAGCAGAAATCTTAAGTTCCAGATAGAAGAAGAGATGGATAATACAACAAGGGAGTTGCAAGATGAGATCAAGTATGAGAAAGGACTTAATTGTGACTTGGAGTTGAAGCTAAAGAAACAACAGTAGTCAAAGATT comes from Glycine soja cultivar W05 chromosome 20, ASM419377v2, whole genome shotgun sequence and encodes:
- the LOC114402162 gene encoding uncharacterized protein LOC114402162, which translates into the protein MELPKGYTSVDKNLVCRLNKSIYDLRQASRQWFYKLSTTLIENGFSQSKNDYSLSTIGKGASLVVLLVYVDDILLAGPSATCVHSVQAKLQALFKLKILGSLQYFLGLQVAKSSKGIVLTQRKYALSLLEDTGFLGCKPSSLPMDPNLKLDMLSGDLLPNPSMYRCLLGRLMYLTISMPDITFAVNKQSQCMQHPRIPHLNAVHHLLQYIKGTPGQGLHFPASNSFNLSAYADADWGGCLDTRRSTSGSCVFLGDALISWKSKKQTTVSKSSAEAEYRALSSVPSEVIWLRRLLLHFEISIPSAMLFCDSKSAIYLASNPAHHERSKHIDIDYHFIRELVQSNTLKLVHVKSQHQVADIFTKPLMLLAFSSFIRKLGLINIYSPT